The Flavivirga eckloniae genomic interval CGAGTGTATTCTTCACCTTCAACATATTTAGAAGGTAGTAATGATACCCTATAATATACTTTGTTATATTCATCATATAAAACACAAAAATAAAACCCGTTTTCAACTACAAATTGAAAATTATTCTTGTTTTTAAAATCATCAAAGTTATTTATTGATTTAATATACTCACTCCCAGCGCAATATTTTTCGTCATTTTTGAAATCTTTGGTGGAAAATAGCTTGTGTGAAGCCGGAAAATTAAAAATAAATGCATTTTTAACTGGATTATATGTATAGGTTACTGCCATTCTATAATTGTATCCCCCAAAAAAAAGTTTAGAATATATTTCTGGAAAACGATACAAATATTTAATATTAGAAAAAGAAGAATCAATTTTGGCAACACAATTATAAGATAATTTTGCTTTTTCCCTATCTTTCCGTCCACCTACAAGATAGATTGATCCATTATTATATGTAATAGGTGAATGTGATGTAGGCATTGCGTAAAAGCCGTTATTTTCTTTTTTTAATGGTATCGTAATTTTTTTAATTATAGTCCCCAAACTATCTTGAAGCGTTAACCTTTTTGACCAATATTCATAAGTTAAAATCTTATTCCAAGATATAATTTCAAAACCTGTTATTTTTTTAGGATCGGTTAGTTTTATTTTTCTATTGAGTTTTTTACTATTATATTCATAACAATAAACAGTATTATTGTATTGATTTAAAAAGGTGAAATATGTAGAATCTTTAATTTTTACATACTTAACATAATCAATTAGGGGAGCAGTTACAGAGTCTAACTTAAATGTTATTGTTTTTTCTTTTTTTAGTGTATATTTCTTATTGAAGGAGTCACAATTATTAATATTTTTTTCACGTTCTTTTGTACTACATGCCGTTAAAACAATTAAAAAACATGTGCTGATCAATGTATGTATTACTTTCATTATACTTATACTCTTTGGTTAATAGTATTGTTTGTTAATAATTATAAAAGGTGTCTAAATTTATTTTAGTATTCTTATTTCCAAAAAGAACAATGGTTTAAAACACCATTTAAAATTTTTTTAGACACCTCAATTATCAGCCTTTACATGGATTTGACCACCACCAATCATCTATACAAGCATGGCCTCCACTTACAGTTACATTGCAATCACCATTATTACTACCTGGAACCGTATTGCAGCCTTCTGCGTTTGCTTCACTCATAGCTAACAAGTTACTTAAGTTTATAGGATCGTCACCAATAGATGTATTTGTACTAAAAAACATAGCAGCAACCATCATAGTTACTCCTATAACTCCTATTATTTTTTTCATTTTATTGTATTTTAATATTAATCGAGATACTGAATTATCTCTTTTTATTTTTACTTTTGCAAAGTCTAATATTGAGGCATCCTACTTTTAAAAAATGACAACCACTTATAGATATGATAAGCAGTTATAAGACAAACATTGTGAAATAGTACAATGTAAAATCTTCCTCTGGGTATTGATTTAAGGTTTACATTCCATAAGCTTTACTTTTTATAGTTAAACAATGTGTGATTATATTTTTAATTATTCTATTTCAAATACTCAGAGTTTTTTTGTATTTAACAATATGGTATGTATTACTTTTTCAATTAGCATTTAGGTAATCATTTACACTATTTTTAGTTTCTTGGGCGAGAATCCAACATAAGTTTATTTATGATCAATCGCTGAATCCTTGGTTTTTAGACTTCTTCAATCATAATTACTATTCTATTATAATTTCTCAAAAACCGCACTAACTACTTTTTTTAAACCACTTATAACAAAATAAACAAGTCGAATGGACAAATTTTGTCCATTTGTTATTTTCTAATAATATAATTATGAATTGCTCTACAGTAAACAATGTTATAACCTTCTTCTCTTAGGCTAGCAAGCATTCTTCTTA includes:
- a CDS encoding DUF4221 family protein, which encodes MKVIHTLISTCFLIVLTACSTKEREKNINNCDSFNKKYTLKKEKTITFKLDSVTAPLIDYVKYVKIKDSTYFTFLNQYNNTVYCYEYNSKKLNRKIKLTDPKKITGFEIISWNKILTYEYWSKRLTLQDSLGTIIKKITIPLKKENNGFYAMPTSHSPITYNNGSIYLVGGRKDREKAKLSYNCVAKIDSSFSNIKYLYRFPEIYSKLFFGGYNYRMAVTYTYNPVKNAFIFNFPASHKLFSTKDFKNDEKYCAGSEYIKSINNFDDFKNKNNFQFVVENGFYFCVLYDEYNKVYYRVSLLPSKYVEGEEYTRDMSVIILDEKLNIVGEKVFKNKIDFSLKDINSLHVSSDGFMIQNRKSFSDEDILSFDVYKLLKS